The DNA window gagcatagttaagatgataactattgtggatatagaaccaattgaacaccatgtattaatataacaaagataatcagggtaatctggtatccttcttggcataacgttgaaaccaagtatatgcatagggatgaaaattaataagatactacctaagaagactacaaaccagatgcttaaatatggagaagcaccggtatttacatggaatagatttacagtatctccgaacatatctctgctatagaagataaagccacatatagtagctagtactgcaccaagagataatacgaaatggaaatgagctacaatatagtatgtatcatgtagggcaatatccataccagcgttacccataactacacctgtagtaccacctagagtaaacaataggataaaactaagagcagcccatagatctacagttcttgtagttgtatggctagccatataggtacctaaccagttgaaaaatcttagtaccggtaggaattgcaatcataatagtcatagcagagaaataagctctggtatctacctctagaccgactgtcatcatatgatgtgcccatactaaggaacctagaatagaaatacaacccatagctaagatcatagattgtccaccgaagacagatctagcagcatacatagataatgtctgcgagactacaccaaaagcaggtaaaattagaatgtatacctctggatgtccgaagaaccagaatagatgttgataaagtacactatcaccagaatacatagaatcataaaattcagtgtttacgtgtagatcaagaaggatcataactaatccaccagtaagaataggtagagtgaagactaacataagggcagtaaatatgatagcccagatatatagaatatagttcttagcaccagcattagaacccatgaagacgcaagtaccaaggaagttaatagaacttaaaatactactaattcctagtactgcaagacctccgataatccaatcagttgcctctggatttaacaccatcaagctagtacttagtggaggatacattgtccaaccaagaccactaccaaactcggaacaaaatttgagttaacaacacagaacctaatggtactagaaaataggagatcgcgttagttcttgggaaaacgacttccgaaccaccaatatatattggtacaaagaagttaccatatcctccgtacaaagcaggcattaagaacataaagatcatagctaggccatgtatcgttattatcacattataagtagctatcgtctctgtacaaatgatccgcgatccagaactgtataactcaaatcgaataaacaagacattatagttcctagaatactgaagatgactccggttatgagatacagacaaccaagttctttatgattgcagtacaccaacccccactggactgcttaagacagctaaaagtgttggatttcaatatcctactacattaagattattccacatcggttatgttctaggcgtaatatatggattcttgttctcactcatcttaacagcgagagaaaactactactcagatgctagtctaatcagtagcatcgtacttggagttatcatctctgagacaggattatttatcagctttttctggggagtatatactacgagttggactactggtttagatcttgaaggtctttgtttaccggatccaagttctcttgtgcttttcatgaccatcatgttaagtgcattaagtatagtggtatccagcgtatatttgaaaaaccaacatttgtatacaagctgtacgaatatcatgacattcactttggtagtcgccttcttaatgttagtctgtacggaatacacggatcggattcttgttggcctggcacctgtttagtaactggatgaacgctttttacgcctggtatgcatggataatactcgactcttctatagtttaaccgctactgctgggactgtatattatgtacttacggtagtactatcaagcctcttcttccaaatagatttcatggaaaacctaaaattcgcatgtttgattgacatttagccgctaatatacaatcatccaagatatatttatctatcgcaggttcggtctaatgtcccgttatactatatagatcacatggcttctggtactttgagatcatgctaacggcgagaagggaagtgtgtttcaataactagctgagtgcttgtacggaggatatggtaacttctttgtaccaatatatattggtggttcggaagtcgttttcccaagaactaacgcgatctcctattttctagtaccattagtgaactcttttggtctgatcctaagtacgcagtgagctaactagatacaaggaacttgacaagcattaatagatttatataaacgacaaggacatgagtctactggattttataatacagggttgaactgtgtaaagatcattgtgttatggttctatcacaaaccattgagattacgaagttatggttttgggctcgtgagtgtcttcaataactagctgagtgcttgtacgataattatatcaatgcagtaccaattaaggcgtgtagcatctcctatgctccttaacatcacagctatgtcgaattatcgcacccagataactccataccagtgaaccggtttgtaact is part of the Besnoitia besnoiti strain Bb-Ger1 chromosome Unknown contig00093, whole genome shotgun sequence genome and encodes:
- a CDS encoding uncharacterized protein (encoded by transcript BESB_086020); the encoded protein is MASHIDNQVLYDCSTPTPTGLLKTAKSVGFQYPTTLRLFHIGYVLGVIYGFLFSLILTARENYYSDASLISSIVLGVIISETGLFISFFWGVYTTSWTTGLDLEGLCLPDPSSLVLFMTIMLSALSIVVSSVYLKNQHLYTSCTNIMTFTLVVAFLMLVCTEYTDRILVGLAPVYYVELSHPDNSIPVNRFVTPLHIVPEWYFLAYYAVLKVIPSKTGGLLVFMSSLINLALLSEIRALNTRMLIRQHFMTRNVVSGWVIIWVYSMIFLIIIGSAIPQATYILYGRLATIVYLTTGLVLCLY